One window from the genome of Anaerolineae bacterium encodes:
- a CDS encoding sugar ABC transporter permease: MSTARSIHFTGALFGSRGSVRRREIKRQITGITFISPWIVGFVCFTIYPIAASLYYGFTRYDVVRPPRFIGLDNYQKILLDDRIFRIVLSNTLYFVVFGLPAAIVTAFLVANLLNTDVRGRSLYRTIFFIPSIVPAVSSAMVWLFIYNTEYGLISSMLSLMGLPAIPWLSSAALAKPSLIIIQCWAQGSAIVIFLAALQDVPRELYEAAVIDGASTPQRFRHITIPMCTPSIFFITITGLIGTFQSFTMPYLLTGGGPNNATELYAVYLYRNAFQYFKMGYASALAWILFIVVVFFSIITFRSSNRWVYYAGK, encoded by the coding sequence ATGTCTACTGCCAGATCGATTCACTTTACTGGCGCGCTCTTCGGTTCCCGCGGAAGTGTCCGGCGTCGTGAGATCAAGCGTCAGATAACCGGGATCACCTTCATAAGCCCATGGATCGTGGGATTCGTCTGTTTCACGATCTACCCCATTGCTGCCTCTCTTTACTACGGCTTCACTAGGTATGACGTAGTTCGGCCTCCGCGCTTCATTGGGCTGGACAACTATCAAAAGATACTGCTGGACGACCGCATCTTCCGAATCGTGCTTAGCAATACGTTGTACTTCGTGGTATTCGGATTGCCCGCTGCTATCGTCACCGCCTTCCTTGTGGCCAATCTCCTCAACACCGACGTGCGCGGTCGCTCCCTGTATCGGACCATCTTCTTCATTCCTTCAATCGTTCCGGCAGTGTCTAGTGCCATGGTATGGCTTTTCATATACAACACCGAATATGGCCTGATCTCGAGTATGCTAAGCCTCATGGGCTTGCCGGCCATCCCATGGCTCAGCTCCGCTGCACTGGCGAAGCCCTCACTGATCATCATTCAGTGCTGGGCCCAGGGCTCAGCCATTGTGATCTTCCTGGCGGCGCTGCAGGATGTCCCTCGTGAGCTGTATGAAGCCGCGGTCATCGACGGCGCCAGCACTCCACAGCGATTCCGGCACATCACCATACCGATGTGTACGCCCTCCATCTTCTTCATCACGATCACTGGGCTGATAGGCACCTTCCAGTCCTTCACGATGCCGTACCTGCTCACAGGAGGGGGACCAAACAACGCGACCGAGCTCTACGCTGTCTACCTCTACCGCAATGCCTTCCAGTACTTCAAGATGGGGTATGCCTCGGCGCTGGCTTGGATTCTCTTCATCGTGGTGGTTTTCTTTAGCATAATCACTTTCAGGAGCTCAAACCGGTGGGTGTACTACGCAGGGAAGTGA